The Musa acuminata AAA Group cultivar baxijiao unplaced genomic scaffold, Cavendish_Baxijiao_AAA HiC_scaffold_1137, whole genome shotgun sequence genome segment CCTAACTAACTGTCCACAACAATACATGTTCCAAAGATCCACTACTACCCCCATCGTATCTACACTGTTCCCTAAATCAAAAAGCGAGAGCTTTAGAACTGAGCTCCCTCTGGGGCACATAAGAGAAGGAAGCAATGGGGTGTATAGTAGTACCTCGAGACCGTCTGACAAGAGCAGGCTCTGTTGAACGGGGAGGTCATCCGAACTTGATAGCTCCAGATGGCTGGCAGACCCAGAAGATGCACATGGAGATGCGGTCTCCATGGATGCAAGCACGGAAACGCCCAAGATTTCGATTTGCCCTCTTCCTCCCACTGCAAACGAACATACGAGCGAGGAGGAAGGAAACACGGGTCAGCTACCCCCTCCACATACATGGATAATTCGCATGCCATCGAGAAAAGAGATGGAAAAGGCATACCTTGTTATGTTGCCCTTGGCCGAAAACTCAAGGCAAGACAGGATCTTTGGGAGCAGGGGCGAGGCAAGAAGGTGCGAGGCGTGGAGGATGTGATCCTTCCCCCTGCCACACTACACTAGTGGTGAGGGGAAGAGACTGGATCCCATGATGAGCTCGGTTTGGCTTTTGTGGGCAGCTGTGGGGGTGGGGGGGCGGTAAGCAGTGAGTCCAGAGCAAGAGGAGGAAAGAACAAGGAGGAAGAGACAAAGCGAGGAGGGGCTGCTACATTATTATTGCCCTGTTTAACTTTGCCTCTCCCACCCTCGAAACCGGGGTTTAAGCTTCAAAAAGCAGCGGTCATGGGCTGCTTGTTGTGAGCTTGAAGAAAGCCTTAAAAAAGCCCCCTCTTTCAGGCTTCATCAGCCTCTTTTGTGGTGGGAGAGCACTGCATCAGCTTTCACATAAAAGGAGCAGATTCAGGGATCCTTTTTCTTGCTTTTTTGGCTcccctttttttgttctttttttcgcTTCCATCTTAAAAGTAGATAGACTTTGATTTGGAActcattaaattaattaatatgacCTTTTTTTATTTGGAATTCATTAGTATTTTGGGGATAAAAGATAACATATATAATGTCTTTGTCAGTGCCATGCACCATAGCAACAATCCTTAATGAGAATATTGTGAATTTGGATGCAATGAAAGGAAAATCTAATTctaatcatcaaagaaaataatCCTTTTATTCGATTATGAAAATAAATagtataaaaggaaaaaaaaaatggattGATTTTATCTCATCATGGTTTGATTAATATTTTTGGCTAATTAGAACTCTGAGGTGCTGCTGACTCATATACCACCTCAGTACTAATAGTACTCAAAAACCAACTTTTTATGTATGCTTTCATTTCTGAATTTACTAAGTTTATCTAACCATTTGAATTTCTTATGCAACTTTTTTACctacaataaattaaaatttataagatAGGAGATTGAGATAAGAAATACgaataattttttaattcttgaactgaaataaaatatcaaatacgagtattttctattgattagtcgaattttttttctttttacatcgGTCAAGTTAAATTTCATGATTTGGCAATCAAAACTAATTATTGAATGTGATTGTCACATTATATAAAGTCATGTTGATAGATGGTAAGTAACACAAACTCAGTTGCATTTATCTCAAACCTTCATGAAACAGGTAGTATAATTCTAATGAATCCTTGTGTTGGATCTGTGTGTGTGCAGCTCTACTCTCAGCGGTACTCCATTGAGCTGGCAAAAAAATGTTTTCATCAGGTACACCTGATGGTCCTCCATCGGAGACTACCAAGTGCCTGTCACTCCCATGTACACACTCCATGGACGCATCCGCATAGATGCAGTGCAACAAAACAAGGCTGACACCGACTTGTTTCTGCCGATTGAAGCTGACGATGAGGACACACCAACTCACATGCCAATTCAGCCTTCTGCTCTTCATACACCAAGCTGTGGTAGAGATCTAATTTTGTTGGTCAATCATTGGTTCTGTATTCCAATTGGTAAGAACAGATCTTGACTGTTTACTATGTTACTGGGGTTCTCATTATTGTATGACAATCCAAGGAATTGTGGGTGTATGTTTTTGGTTATTTTTCCTAATATTTAGAAACAACTTCTATCATGCATGTTTACACTCTTAAAAATAGGACTAAAGTAACTTCTAACAATATAAATCATATATCATCTATTCGCATAAGCTTCTGGATAAATTGACACTgattaaaaacataaaagaatAGGTAATTGAATTAAAACTTAAATAAATTGCCATGAAAAGAGAAAACTATAATAACCTGAAACATGCAAATGATCACAACATATCTATCAAAAGAGACACAAGCAACCAAATGGAACACCTCATTCAAGTCTGTATATGGTATCGGAAAGCATCTGCATATCCATTATCAACATcaatgttcatatatatatatataatccttcaTATCTACATGTATATATGAGTGGAATCAAAGCCCTTATTAATGAGaacaaaaaagaagggaagaattcatgtGATCATACGTACATCACACAATTGACTCCATTAATTCTCGAGCTCAAACTGAGGTGGAGCAAGCTTCGCGGAGATGGCTCGGTGGAAGAACTGCTCCCTCGACGTGGTTCTCACACTCTTCAAGTAAACATCAAGAGGAACACATCCCTCCCTCAACGCCTCATCCAACGCATACATCACGTCCTCCGCCGCCATGTCCGCGGCCACGCACTCCATCGCCGGCCTCGAGTGAGCGTTCGACGGCTCGAACACGCCGTCCAAGCTCGCTGTCGGCCTCCTGTGGTTCTTCGCCACCCAACTCTCCATCACGTCGCAGTTCATGATCAGCATCTGGAGCTGCTGTTCCAGcagctccttctcctcctccaatcTTGTCAACCCGCGGGCGATCTCCGCTTTCCTCCGTTTGAGCTGCGTCTGCGTGTCGAGTAGAGCCTCCATCTCCGCCGTGTGGCTCTTCCCTGCCGCCGCCAGGTGCCGTTGCACTGCTTCCACGACCTTGGCGGTCTCTCTGGCCTTGGCGTCGTGGATGGCGCTCGGGGAGATGGCGAAGGGCGGGTCTTGGCTGAAGAGCTGACCGAGAGACCGAACGAGGTCGACGAGGTTGTAGTAAGGGAAGATCCAGGACCGGAGATAAGGGACGGAAACGGAGCCGGAGGGGTCGACGAGGGGATGGCGCGGCTTGACGGCCGTGCCCGGAGGGAACGAGAGGAACACGGCCGGCGGCAGGTTGGGGTAGGCCTCGAGGAGCCAGATGGAAATCGAGAGACAGGCGGAGGAGGACGTTGCGAGGGGGATGGTGCCCTCGGCGCGGAGGAGGGTGGCGCCACGGCCGTCGTTGTGAGTGAAGTGGCCGGCGGTGGGTCGGAGGGTGGGGAACGCGTGGGACAGGGCTGCGAGATGATGGTGGATCGTCCACCTGGCTTCCTCAGTGTATGGAAGCGCAGCCGCTCCGCGGTGGGAGAGCGCGGCCATCAGGTACTGGTGCACCGCCGCGGTCGCCGGCGTCCACGGAAGAGTCGCCATGAGTTGCGGTCTGGAAAGCAGTGGCAACCTACACGTAAACATATATACAGAAAGCGCAGGATCAGCTAATCATCCAAAACAGTAAACAGCATTTCTCACCACACAGTCAGCGAGACCGAGCACCAAAACGAAGCTCCTCTCGCAAGAAAAGCTGAACCCTGATTTAAATCAAACAGCAAATCGATACCCATCGTTGTGGTCATCGCCAAAGTCAAATGCCGACCGAAGCTAAAGACACGGACGAGAAGTCAAACCTCTCCACTATTCCACCTTTCTCTTCTCGTTAATTCCGTGGAAACTACTCTTCCCACTGCAACACGGAATGGTGGGATTTGACATCTTATGAATCCATCTGTTGCAAGATGATTTGGTTGCAGCAAAATAGGGTTGACGGTTGGAGAAGGAAGGATTGGTACGAAGGATGATGCATAACTTTCTCCTTCAGCATGATGCAAATGGAGTGTTGGAAAAGCAAGCAGGAAATTTTAATTAGCATCGTTATAAACGTTGTTTGAGTTTAGttttatgacaaataaaaaaaTCTCCATCCAAGTTTTTTAAGATTTTGTCATGAGTACTCTATTATAAAGCTAGCAAATACTCGTCACCAACTCACAATTATAAGAttcacattaaaataaaatatattattaataaaaaaaataatatttttatttaaattatatatatatatatatatatatatatatatatatatatatatatatacagatatacatacatacatatacatatacacatatacgtatacatatacgcATACGTATATGCATacgtgtatatacatacatacatacatacatacatatatatacatacatacatatatatacacatatatatatatatatatatatacacatatatatatatacatatatatatatatatacatacatatatatatatatatacatacatatatatatatatatatatatatatacatatatatatatatatatatatatatatatatacatacatacatatatatatatatatatatatatatatatatacatacatatatatatatatatatatatatatatatatatatatatatatatatatatatatatatatatatatatatatacacatatatagggAGTGTGTCTAGTGTTTCCTATAGTATTACATTAAAGATACACATTAAATCTCTATCATTTCATAATCGATGAATTTACTAATTATTTATAAGATAGACCTCATCCATTTATGTTATTTActgattatattattttaattaatgagagcctaaatataattaattataaatttaagcTATAGAAGCAAACGTTAAAAATTAAAAGTATTAGATTATGTAGTGTTGTAATTCTTTATGTTGTGGCTAAGGAAGGGGCATGGCTTGATTTAGTTCCGATTGTGTAAGTGTTGGAAAATTTtagggcgatatcacatgtgcaacggaagaatagaaaagaaaattttagattttcATAAAATGTTTTTATCGTCATAtgaagattgatgtgcaaaaccccacgaaaccaaaaaactatgcatataagaaagttatattacctagggagatcgtatatccctgaattcataTAAATCTAGGAaataatgaaggaggtcaattgtccttcTCTCTAACGTTGTCCAAATGTTAGACGCTCATCAAGGAAATAATGAATTCATATAAATCTAGGAaataatgaaggaggtcaattgtccttcTCTCTAGGAAATAATAAAGGAGGTCAATTCATATAAATCTAGGAAATAATGAAGACGCTCATCAAATCATTGTCCAAATGtttacatgccccaaataggggctgctaGTTGAGGAGAAGAATAGAAAGTGATAGCCAAAAGAAGTTTAGCCTATGACCATTtggttttctcctatttatagatgccctatgtcaacttaaccctaatggatcttaccctattgggtactgtatctccatccaactactcaaacttcttagattagtgggtctctacccaataatctctcattggttttattggatctcatccataggattcaataatccaggagcttattggatatccaataatataggagctctgacggatatctcatatccgaacctctactcgtcgtaacacatATCATATgtttgaccctctaggcccaatatcaagctgattATGAGTtaaacctgtcagaacttcttttggctcagtgaattattatctctataataattcacttgacacatcgactacgaacgcactagaccactacaccgtagtcccaagatgatataggggaatccaatcgatTAAACATGTCTGttctcaattaccatatatctatagtccatcatccatataATATATCAAAGACTGTATATCGGGTATAGTGATATCAATCTAATacggaatctactcgagtctcgctctaatcatattctcccgaagaactcgttCTTCCACAATTCaaataaccctggccagggatttatatgagcaaaaatatatgagatattacTCTCATGAAACCGAgtatggataatcctctatcgacacttaatagccctcgtaaggttggctgtcactctcGACGGCTAGTTGTACTAAATTTGAAACTTCTAtatttataagtctggtatcaaagaatgaagtacttatacaggatatccttagtgtcttaattctaaggaccggatacaccactaggacaatggAATTGATTATACGAGGGAACTCTATggtaagtttcgtaccaatcatactattggattgcatctccatctagtTAGATTGAGACTATTTCTATattggattcttctagggttttgtgaaaatgaaaaaaaaattctaccctggagatccaactagtcggatcctcatcttcccatcttggaaattccaccttAACACGTGGGTAGCTTGTGTCATATTCTTGGGGCCATTTTCTTATATCTCCAGATCTATTCAATGCAGAACTTGAACTTCCACCTTATTGAAACTTGCTAAAGTCCTCTAATAGGTTCTTTTTGAAATTGTTAAGGGTTTCTTGTAGTCGATTCttaattctggtttccaatgctttaatttgtgctttcactgagttattggtAGCCATTCAATAAAATTGTAAATttgtaatccccagttcttgtttatgatgtctggtcaagggcatcagtacTGTCGATGCCTAGGGTAGCGAAAAGGCTTGCTGTGGTCGCTACGAGGAGGAAAAGTTATCGCCCTTTTTCTATCGTTGTGTGGGGTGAGACCGCCGGGGGCTGGAAGGCGATGGCGATGGCGTTGGTTGCAATTACTACGACCCAAGGGAGTGGTCGCCGAGCAATCGgtgttgaggctgcggtggtgCAACAAACAATTGTGGCAGAGGAAGTAGGGCAAGGTGGGGAAAGCGACATTAACAAGGCTAGTAGGCGGCAATTGTTGAAGATGAAGCTATAGTGGCACGGTTGGGAATCGATGAGTTGCCTTGTCTGGGAAGcagtggcggtggtggagaaggggaaGCGGTGATCATTGGCTGGGAAGTAGCGATAGGATGAGGTACGACTAAGGGGTGGAAAAGTCGCCACGAGCGACTACGGTTATGACCTAATGGGAGGAGGGTCGCGGTTAGGAAGCGAGTGTCGGCTGAGGCAGTGTTGAGGGCATGGTTGGGAGGCTATTGTTGTTGATGCCGGTAGCGAAGAGACGAGGAAACAGTGGCATTTGCGGTGGTCATGGTTGCCTTGTTTCGATTGCCACGAGGAGGGATGGTCGAGCGGTTGCGGTTGTGACCCAAAGGGAGGTGGGCGACGGTGGACTCTAGCCAGGAAGTAATCATGGGGTTGCGGCGGGATGGGATACTAGCAACGTTGTCTCCGGCGAACAGTGGCGGTGGTGGTCACTGGCCGGAGAGCGGCGATGACGGTGGTTGCTAGTCGAAAGCTAGGgcagtaggaaaatctagggaggacatcacatgcgtagcgaaagaatataaaataaaaaccctaaattttctaatatgtgttcatcgtcgtgcatagattggtgtgcaaaacctGCAACACAGAAAATCACATGTgaaatagttgtgttacctagggagatcgtatatccctgaatccaaaTAGATAtattggagaggatgaaggaggtcaagcatcctcctctctagcggtgatccacacaattggACTGTGACGACGCTCTTCAAATCTCCACgcttgctatctaaggaggagaataggaggtggtaactaAGAAAccccagcctatgggcctttagttcccttctatttatagaagcccctagttaaccctaatagatcctaccctattgggtactagatctccatttaattactcaagcctcttagattaatgggtctctatccaataattttttattagctcttattatatctcatccatgggatccaataattcaagggcttattggatatccaataagataggggctccagcggatatctcatatttgaacctctactcgtcgcaacacctaccatatgtgtgtgaccctctaggctcaatatcgagctagtcatgaatcatacttgtcagaacttattttggctcagtgaaatattatctccataataattcacttgacacatcgattgcggacgtactaggccactatgtcgtagtccccagacgatataagcgaatccaatcctttggatatatctatcctcaattactctgtacctatagtccctcatccatctaatatcccaaaaaccATATAGTGGGAATGGTATtgttaggcccatacggtttctcctcgagtctcgttgtaatcggattctcccggagaactctttctctctcaatccgaataaccttggccaagaatttgtttgagcaagaatatataggatattcctctcatgatactgagagcggatgatcctctatcgacacttaatagccctcgtaaggttgattgccactcccaataaccgattgtactagatttgaaacttccaaacctataagtccggtatcaaagagtagagtactcatacatgacatccttggtatctcaagtctaaggactagatacactactaggactacgaaatccctgtctaacaataaggcatcatcaactatctaatatttcgtgagcgaatcaatcagtaaactcattctctaatgagcacctacactgtatccttagtgtccccacacaagcaactatgagaccagttggctccatcatatggatgagtatacagcacaccagtctgtctggttatctcgatatccctttcaagtaacctatgaataagattatttagggtctgagtttaaaggtgaatcggtcttattatcgtgatctcatcacgatccgattctcattgcacagatctatgaacatcacaatatatatgcgtaacaatcaatataaagtgataaaataccaaataataataagcataaagaatgtgtatcatgtcacacgtgtcatcactcacgtgatcggcttgcagggcacctatgactagtaggggCGAAGCCTCACTCGGGAATGAGGCTGCGATGACCCTTTCTCGCtcttctcatttttttttttttgagataatgATAACTACGGTGAAGTGTTGTGAGAAATTATagtgagaacgccaaggatcgctgctccgatactaaatgataaagccctaggattttatcattaaagaaaggggatgatcacttcaaggggatcgacctccttaattactttgaggggatcagcctcctagggtttgtcaaaagactaaataatatttcattgcttgtcgaaaagaaatagttacatccttatttatagagttccacatagagtccatcaggacttggactcttaataataaataaatattaaataaacctctatccgacCCTTATCGAACTAAATAAACTCAACAAAAcaatattcaaaagctcagaaaataaagggatcctaacaataGGTGGAAGGGTTCATGTGGAGGAATATTATCACTTGGTATGGGATCCCAAAAGCCCTCATCACGGATAATAGGATATAGTTTAACAATTCAGAGTTTAAAGAATTCTGTTGGTCTTACGGGATCTAGCCGAATTTCAACTTGGTGgtacacccacaaaccaatagacTAGTCGAGGTAACCAATAGATCCATCCTTGAAGGACTGAAGAGACGGGTCATCGGTGCTAAAGGATCATGGGTCGATGAGCTCCCCAACATCTTGTGGGCTTCAGGGACCATCCCCAAAAGAGGGACCGAGGAGTCCCCATTCAACCTGGCCTATGGTATGGAGGCAGTCTTCCCACCTGAAGTCGTCTTCCCAACCCCTCGGACAGCGACATTTAATGAAGCCACTTCAAGCGAGGGGCTACAAGCCTGCTAGACTTGGTCAAGGAACTAAAGGCTAAGGCGCACCTTCGTGCACTCAAGTACAAACATACAATCGCCAGACTTTATAACCAacaggttgttgaatctcggattttgatgatgaaatcaattgatgggttaattgatctaatccatattattgagttaagtgtgcaggattaactacgataaccagaaaacacaaagcaagaataccggagtcaagatcgatggatgtttaagagttcgaagaatcgtcggagatgctgccggaaccaaccgagaagaaatcgggaacctatcagaattttcggaagttcgacgaagagatcgtcggaggttcacggagatcaccgagaaggctcggctactcgttaaagtcatcacaagatcgggagcttgatgggagtccgtcggaagaaagttcgtcggaaagctcgccggaacaagactcgacgttcgcggttgaaaacttgcttaggatgtgttttgttatgtagttcacttgtaattaggattatgattaagagataatcctatatcctggttagggaccaactgggcccaaagtcagatttggtttgggctaaaattaagccaaaccagtgaaccggagagccaggcggtggcaccgcccagcacccgagagctgggcggtgacacctcctgggctaggcggttgcaccgtccagcacccgagcgctgggcggtggcaccgcttggctgggcggtggcaccgccagcatcgggaacccaaagagaattcaaattttggagcccaaatttgaatcctcttgaggcctataaatacctctcaaatctcagctgagattacaacttttgagaagcatttgattgagagaaaagtcttagaaagtcttagcaagtcttgttttcaatttgctagagagttctcctcattctttcttattgaaaatttgtaagaggttgaactgcttgtaaaaggttgtaagaggggtatttacccttccatttcaagagatttgctagtggaaggtgggagcctcatcgaagaggggcctcgcaagtggatgcaggtcatttgaccgaaccactctaaaatcggcgtaatctcttgtttgcatttcattattactatttacattactgcaaaccttcttacatgctttagttccttattacctttgctgcgcaacttcaagaatacactttcaagttaagcttttcaagttccgttcttatcgtacgaaagatttttctaaaaccgaagttttaatccgctgcactaattcacccccccctctcagtgctgctccgatcctaacaagtggtatcagagcaaggttatctctcatatttggtttaatacccaagagagatggcttactccggcatgcaagagggccattctattgcacgaccacctttgtttaatgggtcggattacacatattggaagactcgcatgaggatcttcctcatttctatggactttgagctttggtctattgtcgagaatggatttcaaaaatcttctcttccgatgagcgaatggaatgaatcggagaagaaggtttttgttttaaatgcaaaggctatgaatgccttgttttgtgcactagacaaaaacgaatttaatcgtgtttcaatttgtgattcggcttttgatatttggagaactcttgaggtcactcatgaaggcactagccgagtgaaagagtccaaaatcaacatccttgtgcactcttacgaactttttcgaatgaaaccaagtgagtccattggagacatgtacacccggtttacgaatgtcatcaatggactcaaagctcttggtaaagattttactaactttgaactagtaactaaaatcttaagatccctccctaaaagttgggatccaaaagttacggccattcaagaggccaaagaccttaaagcattccctcttgaagaactcattgggtctctaatgacctacgaaatgacatgtcaagctcatgacgagctcgagaacccccttccaaagaacaggaaggatatgacattggattcaataataaataacaaagttagtgggtcaatttttgaggcacccaaaatcaaatgggtacctaaaaatcatcctcttttgtagacaaacccacaagctaggagcaagagatggtatatcgatagtggatgcttaagacatatgactggagatccatctcatttctctatgctcactagcaaagaagaagggtacgtgaccttcggagacaacaacaaaggcaaaatcattggcaagggaactattggtaacaaatttagtttttccattgatgat includes the following:
- the LOC135670976 gene encoding protein ELC-like → MATLPWTPATAAVHQYLMAALSHRGAAALPYTEEARWTIHHHLAALSHAFPTLRPTAGHFTHNDGRGATLLRAEGTIPLATSSSACLSISIWLLEAYPNLPPAVFLSFPPGTAVKPRHPLVDPSGSVSVPYLRSWIFPYYNLVDLVRSLGQLFSQDPPFAISPSAIHDAKARETAKVVEAVQRHLAAAGKSHTAEMEALLDTQTQLKRRKAEIARGLTRLEEEKELLEQQLQMLIMNCDVMESWVAKNHRRPTASLDGVFEPSNAHSRPAMECVAADMAAEDVMYALDEALREGCVPLDVYLKSVRTTSREQFFHRAISAKLAPPQFELEN